A window from Staphylococcus succinus encodes these proteins:
- a CDS encoding alanine racemase: protein MTATWSVDTEEFYKNAVNVAQDNSIMAVVKNNAYHYGLEFAVTQFLRAGIQTFSTTSLREAVRVREIAPTATIFLMNAVYDFDVVRDNHIHMTLPSLDFYYEHYEALYDIHIHLEFENLLHRSGLKSADEMRQVLLHHRHNENPNKMIIAGLWTHFGYADEFDVPDYHIERTAWLEIVNTLLDEGYQFPMIHAQNSASYYREGGVLPNHTHARIGIALYGSRPYSTIDHSMIKQALTVKGNIIQIREVNEGDYCGYSFAFEATHNHTKLAVVDVGYGDGILKSRAQFEALIHGKRYPIRALMMSHMFVEVDEQVHAQDEVILYNDDIRVDEFTFKGVGANSEQLSAMNHDSLIKEYR, encoded by the coding sequence ATGACGGCCACTTGGTCTGTTGACACAGAAGAATTTTATAAAAATGCAGTGAATGTCGCGCAAGACAACTCAATTATGGCAGTGGTAAAAAATAATGCTTATCACTATGGATTAGAGTTTGCAGTCACTCAATTTCTACGTGCTGGTATACAAACGTTTAGCACAACTTCATTAAGAGAAGCCGTAAGAGTTCGAGAAATTGCTCCAACAGCAACAATATTTTTGATGAATGCCGTATATGATTTCGATGTAGTTAGAGACAATCACATTCATATGACTTTGCCCTCGCTCGATTTTTATTATGAACATTATGAAGCATTATATGATATTCATATACATTTAGAATTCGAGAATTTATTACATCGTTCTGGATTGAAATCTGCTGATGAAATGAGACAAGTACTTTTACATCATAGACATAATGAAAATCCTAATAAAATGATTATTGCCGGATTATGGACGCACTTTGGTTATGCGGATGAATTTGACGTACCTGATTATCATATTGAACGCACAGCATGGTTAGAAATTGTAAATACATTGCTAGATGAAGGTTACCAATTTCCAATGATACATGCACAAAATAGTGCAAGTTATTATCGTGAAGGTGGTGTGTTGCCTAATCATACACACGCACGTATTGGCATAGCGTTATACGGCTCAAGACCTTATAGTACTATAGATCATTCTATGATTAAGCAAGCTTTAACAGTTAAAGGTAATATCATTCAAATACGAGAAGTAAATGAAGGAGATTATTGTGGTTACAGTTTTGCATTTGAAGCAACACATAATCATACAAAATTAGCAGTAGTTGATGTTGGCTATGGTGATGGTATACTTAAATCAAGGGCGCAATTCGAGGCATTAATTCATGGTAAACGTTATCCTATTCGTGCATTAATGATGAGCCATATGTTTGTTGAAGTAGATGAACAAGTACATGCACAAGATGAAGTAATACTATATAATGATGATATACGTGTTGATGAGTTTACATTTAAAGGCGTGGGTGCAAATTCAGAACAATTAAGTGCGATGAACCACGACTCACTAATAAAGGAGTATAGATAA